The genomic window GGTCAGTGTGCCGGTGCCCTCGAGCGTACCGCCCTGGATGGTCATCGCGACGCCCGTCTTCGTGATGGCGCCGCCGTTCAGTCGGGTGAACCCGGCGGTCTGCGTGTACGTCCCGCCGAAGCTGAGCGTACCGGAGAGGCTCTCGATCGTGCCCGTGTTGACGAGGGTCGGAGCGATCGAGCTGGTGGCCGTACCGCTCGCCTTCCGGAGCGTGCCGTTGTTGGTGAACGTGCCCGTGCCGCTGATCGACTGGCCGCCGCCGTCGTTCACGAACTCGAACGTGGAGTTGTTCACGATCGCCGCCGGCGCCGCCATGCTGATGCCGGAGCCGATGAAATCGGCGCCGGTAAACGTCGTGCCGCCGGCGAGCACGAGTGTCCGGCCGTTCATGTTCTTTCCGCCGGTCGGACCGTTCACCGTGAGGAGTCCGTTCACAGTGATCGTGCCCGTACCGGTGATGAGGGTTCCGAGGAAGCCATTGCCCGACCAGCTCATGGTTCCCGCCACGTTGATGTCGGCCGAGCCGCCGATCGTCGCACCCTGGAAGGTCAGGCTGCTGGCGCTGACGGGGGTCGCACTCGTGAAGTTGGCGACCGAGCTGTTGTTGACCGTGAGCAGCCCCATCGACGGGCTCGCGCCGCTAAAGGTCGTGGTGCCGCCGGTGACCTGCGTCGCGCCGACGCTGAGCGTGCCTGGCACCGTCGTCGTGACGCCGGTGAAGCGGGCGGTGCCCGCGCCGGTGACGGTCGTGGTCGGGTGTAGGCTCTGACCGGACCCGGCGAAGATCAGGGTCGCACCGGACGCGATGCTGTAGGTCGAACCGGCGCTGCTCGTGCCACCGGCGACGCTGACCGTTCCCGACAACGCTTCGACCGCACCGTTGTTGGTGAACGTGGGCTCGATCGTGCTCGTCCCGGTGTTACCCACCTGCTTCCGGATGATGCCGTTGTTGGTGAACGTCCCCGTTCCGCTGATGGCCTGGTTGGCCCCGGAGTCGCTCACGAACTCGAAGGTGGCGTTGTTGATCATGGCGGCTCCACCCGACAGAGCGACCCCATGCTGGTTCCCGGTGAACGTGGCTCCGCTGGTCAGCACCATGGTGCGCCCATCCAGGGTCTTCTGCCCGAAGACGGTAGCATTGATGGTGAAAAGGCCATTGACCGTGATTGTGCCGCTGCCGCTGACGTGACTCGACGTGAAGCCGGCACCCGTCCAGCTCATTGCCCCCGCGATCGCGATGTCGTCGGTGCCGCCGAGGATGGCTTGAGAGAACGTGAGGCTGGCGGCGTTGACGACGGTGCCGGAGGTGAAATTGCCGACCGACCCGCCGCTCATCGTGAGGGCACCCATCAACGGGTTGGCGCCGGTGAAGTTCGTGGTGCCGCCAGCGAGCTGGGTCGTCGCGGCGGCGTACGGACAAGCGACGGTGGTAGTCGTAGCGACGAACCGCACCGTCCCGGCCGCACTGATGCTCGACGTCGCGTTCAAACTCTGGCCGGTCCCGGCGAAGGTCAGGGTCGTGCCGGATGCGGCGCTGTAGCTCGACCCGGCGCTGCTGGTGCCGCCCGCGATGCTGAGCGTACCCGACAAGGCTTCGACCGTGCCGTTGTTCGTGAACGTGGGGTCGATCGCGCTCGTCCCGGTATTGCCCGCCTGCTTCCGCACGGTGCCGTTGTTCGTGAACGTGCCCGTGCCGCCGATGACCTGGGAGGCGCCGGAGTCGCTCACGAATTCGAAGGTGGCGTCGTTGATGATGGCGGCTCCGGACGACAGGCTCACTCCGTGCTGGTTCCCCGTGTAGATGGCCCCACCGACCAGGTGCAGCGTGCGCCCGCTCAGGGACTTCGCGCCGAACACGGTAGCATTGATCGTCATGAGGCCGTTCACCGTGATCGTGCCGCTGCCGGATACCTGGCTCGCCAGGAAGCCGGCACCCGTCCAGGCCATCGTACCGGTGATCTGGAGGTTGCCGTTGCCGGCCAGGGTGCCGTTGCCAATCGCGAGACTCTGGATCGAAGCCCCGGGAGCATCGAGCGTGCACGTGCCGCCGTTCGAGATCGTGACGCTGTCGCCGACGCCGGGCACGCCGTTCGGGTTCCAGTTGGTCGCCGTGAACCAGTCGCCCGAGGCGACGTTCCACGAGTACGACACCGCGTGCGCGCTCGGGGCGAATAGCAGGACGAAGCACGCGGCGATGACGAACGAGGCGAGGCGGCCTGGGGCGGTGAAGGATGGTGACATGACAACCTCCTGACAAGCGCTCTCAAGGTCGGAAGATTCCACATCCGTCGCGAAAAGATCGAGCGAAATCCTGACGAATGGCTGGCGCCCCCGTTCGAAATGGTGCGCCGTTCTGACGCAACCTTGCAGGACAGGGACACGGTGACGCTCAAGGCAATGTCGGACGCCCATCGGTCGAGGTTCGGACTCTTCGGCTACGATCCGGTCAAGCAGAGGCGCAAGCTCCGCCGGAGCGGGCAGATCTACGCCCGCATCATCACGCTGCTCCGCTGCTTCATCGTCCATCGCGGCCTGCCGAACGCGAGCCCGGACCGCCTCCGGTTGTCCGCCGACTTCCGCTACCAGCCGGCCGCATGATCGGCAGCGGTAGCAGCCCGCGGCCTGTGATGCTGAGCCTGCGCGTGCGCGTGGCGGCGCGCTCGGTTGCCGCCGCGAGAATATGTCATAGGAAGGGAGCGCGTACCCGTCACGCCGAGCCGAGGGCTCCTCGTGACGACGCCGCGCGACGTTTCTGGCGGGAGGGCCACTCATGGCTGAGAAAAAGGGGATCGACCGCCGCTCGTTCCTGCTCGGCGCCGCGGGCGGTGCGGCGGCGACCGCGCTCGGCGCGGCCGGCGTCGCGGCCGTACGCGAGAAGTCGCGCCGCTTGCGCACGCCCGCCGCGGTCGATGCCGGGAAGCCGGCCGAGATCGCCGAGTCGTTCGCCGACTCGCGGCCGGCGTACGCCGCCGACGCGACGGCGCCGGCCGGCGCGCCGAACGTCGTGGTGATCATCCTCGACGACGTCGGCTTCGCGGACCTCGGTTGCTACGGTAGCGAGATCCGCACGCCGAGTCTGGACGCGCTCGCGGCGGGCGGGCTCCGCTACACGAACTTCCGTACCTGCGCGATGTGCTCGCCGACCCGGGCTGCCCTGATGACCGGCCTGAACCACCATTCCGCCGGCATGGGCTGGCTCGCCGACGTCGACGCCGGCTACCCCGGCTACCGCGGCGACCTGACGCACGACGCCGCGACGCTCGCCGAGGTGCTGCGCGAGCGCGGCTGGTCGACGCTGCACGTCGGCAAGTGGCACGTGAACCTGGCCGCGTCGTGCGGCCCGACCGGTCCCTACCACAACTGGCCGACGAGCCGCGGCTTCGAGCGCGCCTACTGGTTCCAGGGCCATTCGACCGACTACTTCAAGCCGTCGGAGCTGATCGACGGCGTGACGCCGGTCGAGGCCGAGGAGCGCGACGACTACTTCGTCAACGACGCCCTCACCGACCGGGCGATCGCCTACGTGCAGACGCAGAAGGCCGTCACGCCGGAGAAGCCCTTCTACCTCCAGCTCTGCTACCCGGCGGCGCACTCCCCGCTGCAGGCGCGTCCGCGCGACCGTGACGCGTACCGCGGCGCCTACGACGCGGGCTGGGACGTCGTGCGCGCGCGGCGCCTCGAGCGCCAGCGCGCGCTCGGCGTCGTGCCCGGGACGACGCAGCTTCCGCCGCTCTCGCCGGGCGCCGACCCGTGGGACCGCCTCGACGCCACCCAGCAGCGGGTCTGCGCGCGCTACATGGAGGTCTACGCCGGCTGCATCTCGAACGCCGACGCCAACATCGGCCGCTTCCTCGCCGCGCTCGACGCCGGGGGATGGCGCGAGAACACGCTCGTCCTCGTGTTCTCCGACAACGGCGGCTCGGCGGAGGGCACGCCGACCGGCACCCCGAACGTGTTCGCCCCGGCCTTCGGGCGGCCGGTACCGGTCGAGGAGGCCGCGAAGCTCTACGACGTCATGGGCGAGGACGCGACCTTCCCGCACTACCCGATCGGCTGGGCCTGCTGCTCGAACACGCCCTACAGGCTCTACAAGCAGTACGCG from Deltaproteobacteria bacterium includes these protein-coding regions:
- a CDS encoding arylsulfatase; translation: MAEKKGIDRRSFLLGAAGGAAATALGAAGVAAVREKSRRLRTPAAVDAGKPAEIAESFADSRPAYAADATAPAGAPNVVVIILDDVGFADLGCYGSEIRTPSLDALAAGGLRYTNFRTCAMCSPTRAALMTGLNHHSAGMGWLADVDAGYPGYRGDLTHDAATLAEVLRERGWSTLHVGKWHVNLAASCGPTGPYHNWPTSRGFERAYWFQGHSTDYFKPSELIDGVTPVEAEERDDYFVNDALTDRAIAYVQTQKAVTPEKPFYLQLCYPAAHSPLQARPRDRDAYRGAYDAGWDVVRARRLERQRALGVVPGTTQLPPLSPGADPWDRLDATQQRVCARYMEVYAGCISNADANIGRFLAALDAGGWRENTLVLVFSDNGGSAEGTPTGTPNVFAPAFGRPVPVEEAAKLYDVMGEDATFPHYPIGWACCSNTPYRLYKQYAHLGGVADPLIVSWPKRIAAKGELRTRFVHVVDLYPTILEATGVERPATHRGRRLKPVEGTSVLATFADPAAPTRTSQYFELGGQRAFLDGDWRLATRHARGTRFEDDVWELYDLAADPNELVDLAAEHPDKVRELVAKWNAAAERYGVFPLDDRNLVIKMVQDRQRRGLRADWELVPPLERLASQVAPLVCALGHEITVELERPAGRGDGVLLAHGSRHAGYVLHVRDGRLVYEQSLAPWNERIESDVALPDGPVTVRYVQTMTARPFDGTGALYVGDRKVAEHAFARVLFSTSYDGFSLGSDLGNRVSTLYAGPNPFQGRIVRVKIHVDTTPFSAIETMRFIDAIGIRV